From Arcticibacter tournemirensis, one genomic window encodes:
- a CDS encoding GMC oxidoreductase: MAENTYDAIVIGSGISGGWAAKELTEKGLKTILLERGRNIEHVKDYVNANKDPWEFPHRGGRTQEMIENYPVLKRDYPLNETNLDYWVNEKESPYVEVKRFDWYRGYQVGGRSLMWGRQCYRLSDIDFEANVKDGIAVDWPIRYKDIAPWYSYVERFAGINGSKEGLPQLPDGEFLPAMEMNCVEKDVAARIKSHYKGKRTMIMGRSANLTVPHHNRSNCQYRNKCWLGCQFGAYFSTQSATLPAAMATGNLTLRPFSIVTKILYDKDTKKAKGVEILDAVTNKTFEYYAKVVFLCASTLNSAWVLMNSATDVWPDGLGSSSGQLGHNLMDHHFRCGAAGIVEGYEDKYYYGRRPNGIYVPRFRNLNGEKRDYIRGFGYQGSASRQNWGREIAEMNIGAEFKDALCEPGPWRIGLGAFGETLPYYENKATLDKSVKDKWGLPVLAIDCEIKENEHKMRKDMMVDAQEMLEAAGLKNPETYDSGYGMGQGIHEMGTARMGRDARTSVLNEWNQVWDAKNVYVTDGSCMTSASCVNPSLTYMALTARAVDHAVKELNKRNI, encoded by the coding sequence ATGGCAGAGAATACCTACGATGCAATTGTTATTGGTTCTGGAATATCAGGCGGATGGGCAGCAAAAGAACTTACAGAAAAAGGATTAAAAACGATCTTACTGGAGCGTGGCAGGAACATAGAGCATGTTAAAGACTATGTGAACGCTAATAAGGACCCCTGGGAATTTCCTCACCGGGGCGGTCGCACTCAGGAGATGATTGAAAACTATCCTGTTCTCAAAAGAGATTATCCCCTTAACGAAACGAACCTTGACTATTGGGTAAATGAAAAAGAGAGTCCTTATGTAGAAGTGAAACGCTTCGATTGGTACCGTGGATATCAGGTTGGCGGACGATCACTGATGTGGGGCCGCCAGTGTTACCGGCTGAGTGACATCGACTTTGAAGCTAATGTAAAAGATGGTATAGCAGTCGACTGGCCGATAAGGTATAAAGATATAGCCCCCTGGTATAGTTATGTTGAGCGTTTTGCAGGTATCAATGGTTCGAAAGAAGGACTTCCTCAGCTGCCTGACGGTGAATTCTTACCTGCAATGGAAATGAATTGTGTGGAAAAGGATGTTGCTGCCCGTATTAAATCCCACTACAAAGGGAAACGTACCATGATCATGGGGCGTAGTGCTAATCTTACAGTTCCTCATCACAACCGCTCAAATTGCCAGTACCGAAATAAGTGCTGGTTAGGATGCCAGTTCGGTGCGTACTTCAGCACGCAATCGGCGACATTGCCCGCTGCAATGGCCACAGGAAATCTTACCTTGAGGCCTTTTTCAATAGTTACCAAAATACTTTACGATAAGGATACCAAAAAAGCAAAAGGAGTAGAAATACTTGATGCGGTAACCAATAAGACGTTTGAATATTACGCCAAGGTGGTGTTTTTATGCGCGTCTACATTGAATTCCGCATGGGTATTGATGAATTCAGCTACTGATGTATGGCCTGATGGGCTTGGCAGCAGCAGCGGTCAGCTCGGGCACAACCTGATGGACCATCACTTCCGTTGCGGAGCGGCAGGAATTGTAGAGGGATATGAAGATAAGTACTATTATGGACGCCGTCCTAACGGAATTTATGTTCCGCGTTTCAGAAACCTGAATGGCGAAAAACGCGACTACATCAGGGGTTTCGGTTATCAGGGCAGCGCCAGTCGCCAAAACTGGGGAAGGGAGATCGCCGAGATGAATATCGGCGCTGAATTTAAAGATGCCCTTTGCGAACCAGGACCATGGCGCATCGGCTTGGGTGCGTTTGGCGAAACTCTTCCGTATTACGAGAACAAAGCAACACTCGATAAATCGGTAAAAGATAAATGGGGCTTGCCCGTTCTTGCTATTGATTGCGAAATCAAAGAAAACGAGCATAAGATGCGTAAGGATATGATGGTCGATGCTCAGGAGATGCTGGAAGCAGCGGGACTGAAGAATCCGGAAACGTATGATTCAGGATATGGCATGGGGCAGGGCATTCACGAGATGGGCACAGCGCGCATGGGAAGAGATGCCCGTACATCGGTACTGAACGAATGGAATCAGGTGTGGGACGCTAAGAACGTATATGTTACCGACGGCTCATGCATGACTTCAGCAAGTTGTGTGAACCCCTCACTCACCTATATGGCATTGACAGCAAGAGCTGTAGATCATGCCGTGAAAGAACTGAATAAAAGGAATATCTAG
- a CDS encoding sugar phosphate isomerase/epimerase family protein, whose translation MISRRNFMQQAGLVTAVMLVRPNILCSEPKQRKVGIQLYTLRDEIGKDLKRVIVKIAEAGYKEIEMFGFSKKDKFWGIEPRLLKDILASHQLTSPSGHYGLDEYLAPGGKEDDLKVNIEAGAALGHSYLTVPYLDDRFRRSADDYKKIAEKFNKAAELCKKSGLRFAYHNHDFEFEAIGNTTGYDILLKETDPSLVKFELDIYWAVRGKKDPVKMFNDHPGRFTMWHVKDMDRAKPELNTEIGKGSIDYKKIFAVAEVSGVEHILVEQENFSIDPYDSITESCSYIKGSLIPLMK comes from the coding sequence ATGATCAGCAGAAGAAATTTTATGCAACAGGCAGGCTTAGTTACTGCAGTAATGCTTGTACGTCCGAATATCCTGTGCAGTGAACCAAAACAAAGAAAAGTTGGAATCCAGCTGTATACTCTCCGCGATGAAATAGGAAAAGACCTAAAACGAGTAATTGTAAAAATAGCTGAAGCCGGATACAAAGAAATTGAAATGTTCGGTTTTAGTAAAAAAGATAAGTTCTGGGGGATCGAACCCCGGTTGCTTAAAGATATTCTGGCATCTCATCAGCTTACTTCTCCTTCAGGCCATTACGGTCTTGACGAATATTTGGCTCCCGGGGGAAAGGAAGACGATCTCAAAGTAAATATAGAGGCGGGAGCGGCATTGGGCCATTCTTATCTTACGGTTCCTTATCTTGACGATCGCTTCAGGAGAAGCGCTGATGACTATAAGAAAATTGCAGAAAAGTTTAACAAGGCCGCTGAACTTTGTAAAAAGTCGGGACTTCGGTTTGCGTATCACAATCACGATTTTGAATTTGAGGCTATAGGAAACACTACCGGATATGATATCCTGCTGAAGGAAACCGACCCTTCACTGGTTAAGTTTGAGCTTGATATTTACTGGGCGGTAAGAGGCAAAAAAGACCCGGTGAAGATGTTCAATGATCATCCCGGGCGTTTTACAATGTGGCATGTTAAAGACATGGATCGTGCTAAGCCGGAGTTGAATACAGAGATTGGCAAAGGCAGTATCGACTATAAAAAGATATTCGCTGTTGCAGAGGTTTCGGGTGTAGAGCATATTCTGGTAGAGCAGGAAAACTTTTCGATTGATCCTTACGACAGTATTACTGAAAGCTGTAGTTATATCAAAGGGAGTCTTATTCCATTAATGAAATAG
- a CDS encoding Gfo/Idh/MocA family protein translates to MSKIKLGMIGGGTGAFIGAVHRIAARIDDQYELVCGAFSSNAENSRASGTLLGLNPERVYNSYRELFEKEKQLPEEERAQVISIVTPNHVHFEPARLALESGFHVILDKPMTFSLDEAKELGKIVAETGMLFCLTHTYTGYPMVKEARQIVASGRLGKIRKVFVEYPQGWLSSFEEGTDNKQASWRTDPARSGIAGAMGDIGTHAFNLAEYVSGLQVSQLCADINTVVEGRKLDDDGAALLKFKGGASGVLMSTQVAAGEENNVKVRVYGEKGGLEWQQSDANSLQLKWTDRPAEILRTGGGYLSSFASHNTRTPAGHPEGYLEAFANLYRNFALCIKARKDGKDPEPEWLDFPGIEEGIRGMAFIENVVASGKSEKKWFDFII, encoded by the coding sequence ATGTCAAAAATCAAACTTGGAATGATTGGAGGAGGAACCGGTGCCTTTATTGGCGCCGTACACCGGATTGCTGCCCGCATTGATGATCAGTATGAACTGGTATGCGGGGCTTTCAGCAGTAACGCAGAGAATTCCAGGGCCAGCGGAACCTTACTTGGCCTTAATCCCGAAAGGGTATACAACTCTTACAGAGAGCTTTTTGAAAAGGAAAAACAGCTGCCTGAGGAAGAGAGAGCGCAGGTGATCAGTATTGTAACCCCTAATCACGTTCATTTTGAACCCGCCAGGCTGGCGCTCGAAAGCGGTTTTCATGTAATCCTGGATAAGCCGATGACCTTTTCCCTTGATGAAGCTAAGGAGCTCGGGAAGATCGTTGCCGAAACCGGGATGCTTTTTTGTCTTACCCACACCTATACGGGTTATCCTATGGTGAAAGAGGCGAGGCAGATTGTAGCATCGGGACGGCTTGGAAAGATCAGAAAAGTCTTTGTGGAGTATCCCCAGGGGTGGCTCAGCAGCTTTGAGGAGGGTACAGATAATAAACAGGCTTCCTGGCGTACCGACCCTGCAAGGAGTGGAATAGCGGGCGCTATGGGCGACATAGGCACTCACGCCTTTAATCTGGCGGAGTATGTTAGCGGCCTTCAGGTTAGTCAGCTCTGTGCCGACATCAATACGGTGGTAGAGGGCAGAAAGCTGGATGACGACGGTGCTGCATTATTGAAGTTTAAGGGCGGAGCTTCAGGTGTACTGATGTCGACTCAGGTGGCTGCTGGAGAAGAAAACAACGTAAAAGTAAGAGTGTACGGCGAGAAAGGCGGCCTTGAATGGCAGCAGAGCGACGCCAATTCACTTCAGCTGAAGTGGACGGATCGCCCGGCCGAGATATTAAGGACCGGCGGAGGATATTTAAGTTCCTTTGCTTCTCACAATACCCGGACTCCCGCAGGGCATCCGGAGGGGTATCTTGAAGCTTTTGCAAACTTATATCGCAATTTCGCCTTATGCATTAAAGCTCGCAAGGATGGAAAGGACCCTGAACCGGAATGGTTGGACTTCCCCGGAATCGAAGAGGGTATCAGAGGTATGGCATTTATAGAAAATGTGGTGGCATCGGGAAAATCAGAAAAGAAATGGTTTGATTTTATAATTTAA
- a CDS encoding hydroxypyruvate isomerase family protein: MNVKHNRRSAIKNILAGTAALTTSAMIPSLACASEAGLYQLKGDINHSVCRWCFNNLSLDELCQVAKQIGLKAIDLVGPKDWATLKKHGLDSSMCNGAEINLTDGWNSPQFHDTLVKNYSEMIPLVAKAGYKNLICFSGNRRGMDDETGLKNSTEGLKKVLALAEKHKVVLVMELLNSKINHQDYQCDRTSWGVQLAKRLGSENFKLLYDIYHMQIDEGDVIHTIRDNHQYIAHYHTAGVPGRNEIDETQELYYPAIMKAIKDTGFKGYVAQEFIPLQEDKVASLRKAVQICDV, translated from the coding sequence ATGAATGTTAAACATAACCGAAGGTCGGCTATTAAGAATATTTTAGCAGGGACTGCTGCCTTAACTACTTCAGCAATGATACCATCATTAGCCTGCGCTTCTGAAGCAGGATTATACCAGTTAAAAGGAGATATTAATCATTCGGTATGCCGCTGGTGCTTTAATAACCTTTCGCTCGACGAACTTTGCCAGGTTGCCAAACAAATTGGTTTAAAGGCAATTGACCTTGTAGGGCCGAAGGACTGGGCAACCCTCAAAAAGCATGGCCTTGATTCTTCCATGTGCAATGGTGCAGAGATAAACCTCACCGACGGATGGAACAGTCCGCAGTTTCATGATACTCTGGTAAAGAACTATTCTGAAATGATTCCCCTTGTTGCAAAAGCAGGATATAAGAATCTCATTTGCTTCAGTGGAAACCGCCGGGGTATGGATGATGAAACCGGTTTAAAGAACAGTACGGAAGGCTTGAAAAAAGTGCTGGCCTTAGCTGAAAAACATAAAGTGGTTCTGGTGATGGAATTACTGAATAGCAAGATCAATCATCAGGATTATCAGTGCGATCGCACTTCGTGGGGAGTTCAGCTGGCGAAAAGGCTCGGATCCGAAAATTTCAAACTGCTGTATGATATCTACCATATGCAAATTGACGAAGGCGACGTGATCCATACGATCAGGGACAACCACCAGTATATCGCCCATTATCATACAGCCGGGGTACCGGGGCGTAACGAGATAGATGAAACACAGGAGTTGTATTACCCTGCTATCATGAAGGCGATCAAGGATACGGGCTTCAAAGGATATGTAGCACAGGAGTTTATTCCGTTGCAGGAGGATAAAGTCGCTTCATTACGAAAGGCTGTACAGATTTGTGACGTTTAA
- a CDS encoding c-type cytochrome, which yields MKKVLILFSFYAMITACGGGSGTADNKDTAASSDMSAATRQPEVDTNANDIGTNRSEGSEQSGVHEKGAQLISQSDCLSCHKVDEKLIGPSYKEVAKKYEASDANIKYLADKIINGGSGVWGDIPMTPHPAISKEDAAEMAKYVLSLK from the coding sequence ATGAAGAAAGTACTAATCCTTTTTAGTTTTTACGCCATGATAACTGCCTGTGGCGGTGGCTCCGGAACAGCAGACAATAAAGATACTGCTGCATCTTCCGACATGTCGGCCGCAACAAGACAGCCGGAAGTGGATACAAATGCAAATGATATTGGAACGAACAGGTCGGAAGGCTCAGAACAAAGTGGTGTACATGAAAAAGGTGCACAGCTTATTTCTCAGTCCGACTGCCTTTCCTGTCACAAGGTTGATGAAAAACTAATAGGACCCTCTTATAAAGAAGTTGCAAAGAAATATGAAGCAAGCGATGCCAATATAAAATATCTTGCAGATAAAATCATCAATGGAGGAAGCGGTGTATGGGGCGATATTCCTATGACTCCTCATCCTGCAATCAGCAAGGAAGATGCAGCTGAAATGGCGAAATACGTTTTATCCTTAAAGTAA
- a CDS encoding Gfo/Idh/MocA family protein — MAEKKVTSEAALKSRRDFIKNTALAAAGFMIVPRHVLGGKGFLAPSDRLLIAGIGVGGKGQSDIASFFQSGKADIAFLCDVDDRRAAASRQSFPKAKYYRDWRELFDKESKKFDAVSVSTPDHNHAITTLAAMQLGKHVYVQKPLTHDIYEARLLTDAAKKHKVVTQMGNQGASGDGVRQMIEWYNAGVIGDVHTVYSWTNRPVWPQGIPWPKTKAEVPKELDWDLWLGTAPYKDYVDKLVPFNWRGWWDYGTGALGDMGCHLIEPAFRVLNLQYVKDVECSVGSVYVDEFKRGYFPESCPPSSHVTMTFPKTNKTSGPVRLHWMDGGIQPERPEELGPNELFGDGGNGTLFIGTKGKMMCSTYGADPRLLPLTRNAEVQVKQTLPRVPGSANGHYAQWVEACIAGYGKKEVSSPFEIAGPVTEALLMANLAIRGFDIQKPKAEGTGFDYPGRYIKLLWDNQNMKVTNFDDVNQFVKRTYRQGWTLGA; from the coding sequence ATGGCAGAGAAAAAAGTAACCTCTGAAGCAGCGTTGAAATCGAGAAGGGATTTTATTAAAAATACTGCCCTTGCTGCTGCCGGCTTTATGATTGTACCCCGTCACGTATTGGGAGGTAAAGGGTTTTTAGCTCCCAGCGACCGCCTTTTGATTGCCGGAATCGGCGTAGGTGGTAAGGGACAAAGTGACATTGCGAGTTTCTTCCAGAGTGGAAAGGCCGATATCGCCTTTTTATGCGATGTAGATGACCGGCGGGCGGCTGCCAGCCGTCAAAGTTTTCCGAAGGCTAAGTATTACCGCGACTGGCGGGAGTTGTTTGATAAAGAGTCGAAGAAGTTTGATGCTGTGTCGGTTTCTACCCCTGATCACAACCATGCAATAACAACCCTTGCTGCTATGCAGCTGGGGAAGCACGTATATGTTCAGAAACCCTTAACACACGACATTTATGAAGCCAGGTTGCTGACAGACGCTGCAAAAAAACATAAAGTGGTGACCCAAATGGGAAACCAGGGCGCTTCAGGTGATGGGGTAAGGCAAATGATAGAGTGGTATAACGCTGGAGTGATTGGCGATGTGCATACTGTCTACAGCTGGACCAACAGGCCTGTATGGCCTCAGGGCATTCCATGGCCTAAAACAAAAGCCGAGGTACCAAAGGAACTTGACTGGGACCTGTGGCTTGGAACGGCTCCTTACAAAGACTACGTCGATAAACTCGTGCCTTTTAACTGGCGTGGCTGGTGGGATTATGGTACAGGTGCCCTTGGAGATATGGGATGTCATCTGATAGAACCGGCATTCAGGGTTTTAAATCTTCAGTATGTAAAGGATGTTGAATGTAGTGTTGGAAGTGTATATGTAGACGAATTTAAACGTGGATATTTCCCTGAAAGCTGTCCGCCGTCGAGCCACGTAACCATGACGTTTCCAAAGACAAACAAAACGAGTGGCCCGGTAAGGCTTCATTGGATGGATGGAGGTATTCAGCCGGAGCGTCCTGAAGAACTGGGGCCGAATGAGCTGTTTGGCGATGGGGGAAATGGCACTTTGTTTATAGGTACCAAAGGCAAAATGATGTGCAGCACTTATGGAGCAGACCCTCGTTTGCTGCCTCTGACAAGGAACGCTGAGGTACAGGTTAAGCAAACTCTTCCCAGGGTTCCGGGAAGTGCGAACGGACATTATGCCCAATGGGTGGAAGCTTGCATCGCAGGTTATGGAAAGAAGGAAGTTAGTTCTCCTTTTGAGATTGCAGGTCCGGTTACAGAGGCCCTGCTGATGGCTAATCTAGCTATCCGTGGCTTTGACATACAAAAGCCGAAGGCCGAAGGTACCGGTTTTGATTATCCGGGCCGGTATATTAAGCTTTTATGGGACAACCAGAACATGAAAGTGACCAATTTTGATGATGTAAACCAGTTTGTAAAACGGACGTACCGTCAGGGGTGGACCCTGGGTGCCTGA
- a CDS encoding sugar phosphate isomerase/epimerase family protein: MTTIQGPAVFLAQFIGDQPPFNDLKSICRWANSLGFKGVQIPTLDPRFIDLQKAAESKDYADEVNGIVRDCGLRITELSTHLQGQLVAVHPAYDKLFDGFAPAEVRNNPAARQQWAVQQLKYAAKASQNLGLNAHATFSGSLLWPLVYPWPQRPAGIVETGFQELASRWLPILNTFDECGIDLCYETHAGEDLHDGVSYEMFLEKVNNHPRACLLYDPSHFILQCLDYLAFIDHYHERIKMFHVKDAEFNPSGKQGVYGGFQSWVDRAGRFRSLGDGQVNFKAIFSKLAQYDYKGWAVMEWECALKHPEDGAREGATFIKDHIIHVTDKAFDDFAAAGTDEQTNRELIGIR, from the coding sequence ATGACGACAATACAGGGACCAGCGGTCTTTCTTGCTCAATTTATTGGCGATCAGCCTCCTTTTAATGATCTTAAATCGATATGCCGCTGGGCAAACAGTCTCGGCTTTAAAGGAGTGCAGATCCCCACTCTCGATCCCCGCTTTATTGACTTACAAAAAGCGGCTGAAAGTAAAGACTATGCAGATGAGGTAAACGGTATCGTTAGGGACTGCGGGCTTCGGATCACCGAACTTTCAACACATCTGCAGGGACAGCTGGTAGCTGTGCATCCTGCCTATGATAAATTATTTGATGGCTTTGCACCGGCGGAAGTGAGGAATAACCCGGCAGCGCGTCAGCAATGGGCTGTGCAGCAATTGAAGTATGCTGCTAAGGCATCCCAAAACCTGGGATTAAATGCGCACGCCACTTTCAGCGGATCCTTATTGTGGCCTTTAGTATATCCATGGCCTCAGCGACCGGCCGGAATAGTAGAGACCGGCTTCCAGGAACTCGCATCACGCTGGCTTCCAATACTGAATACGTTTGATGAATGCGGCATAGATCTTTGCTACGAAACGCATGCCGGAGAGGACCTGCACGACGGAGTATCATATGAGATGTTCCTTGAAAAAGTGAATAATCACCCGAGGGCTTGTCTCTTATATGATCCTTCTCATTTTATTCTCCAGTGCCTTGATTATCTGGCTTTCATTGATCATTATCACGAACGTATTAAAATGTTCCATGTTAAAGATGCTGAGTTTAACCCTTCCGGGAAACAGGGCGTTTATGGAGGCTTTCAGAGCTGGGTAGACAGGGCGGGTCGCTTCCGCTCATTAGGTGACGGACAAGTAAACTTTAAAGCTATTTTTAGTAAGTTAGCACAATACGATTACAAGGGATGGGCAGTGATGGAGTGGGAATGTGCCTTAAAACATCCCGAAGACGGAGCTCGTGAAGGCGCAACTTTTATAAAAGACCACATTATTCATGTAACGGATAAGGCATTTGATGACTTTGCTGCTGCCGGTACCGATGAACAAACCAACCGTGAACTGATTGGAATAAGATAA
- a CDS encoding 3-keto-disaccharide hydrolase produces the protein MKSFILPALAVTALLACQSFKNTTSMDKTGTATAKQGWTPLFDGKTTAGWHTYGKNQASSAWKAEDGALHLDPAAKKQGAEGGDLVTDEEYDNFHLKLEWKIAPNGNSGIIFFVKEDPSQFHQTYNTGLEMQVLDNNGHPDAKIHKHRAGDLYDLIASSKETVKPAGEWNKAEIVSKNGKLDLYLNGTKIVSTTLWDDNWKKMVAGSKFASMPGFGTFKSGKIALQDHGDEVWYRNIVIKKL, from the coding sequence ATGAAATCTTTTATTCTACCTGCACTGGCTGTAACCGCTTTACTGGCGTGCCAGTCATTTAAAAACACAACATCAATGGACAAGACTGGCACTGCCACTGCTAAACAAGGTTGGACGCCCTTGTTTGATGGTAAAACTACGGCCGGGTGGCATACTTATGGAAAAAACCAGGCTTCAAGTGCCTGGAAGGCTGAAGATGGTGCTCTGCATCTCGATCCCGCGGCGAAAAAGCAAGGCGCTGAAGGAGGCGACCTGGTCACCGATGAAGAGTATGATAACTTTCATCTTAAGCTTGAATGGAAAATTGCTCCCAACGGCAATAGCGGCATTATCTTTTTTGTGAAGGAAGATCCTTCCCAGTTCCATCAAACCTATAATACCGGACTTGAAATGCAGGTGCTGGATAACAACGGCCATCCGGATGCCAAAATACATAAGCACCGTGCCGGCGACCTTTACGACCTGATTGCCAGCAGTAAAGAAACTGTTAAACCTGCAGGTGAGTGGAATAAAGCCGAAATTGTGAGTAAGAACGGAAAACTGGATCTTTATTTAAACGGGACTAAAATTGTATCGACCACTTTATGGGATGATAACTGGAAAAAGATGGTTGCAGGAAGTAAATTTGCTTCAATGCCGGGTTTCGGTACATTTAAGTCGGGGAAAATTGCTTTGCAGGATCACGGAGATGAAGTGTGGTACCGTAACATTGTGATCAAAAAGCTTTAA
- a CDS encoding nucleoside permease, with protein MTSTNRIKLSAMMFLEFFIWGAWFVTLGTFLGKNLSASGTQISLAYLTQSIGAIIAPFIIGLIADRFFSAQKILGVLHLVGAALLWTASQSTNFDSFFPVILVYMILFMPTLALVNSVSFRQMKDPGKEFPAVRVLGTIAWIVAGQIIGWLSWEQTDKLDITFKMAAAASVLLGLLSFTLPATPPLKKEGKIAIGDVLGLDAIRLLKNRSYLLFFLSSVAICIPLAFYYNFTNLFLNESGMKSAAAVQTLSQVSEALFMLLIPVFFIRLGVKKMLAIGMLAWVLRYVMFAYGNADANYWMLIMGLVLHGVCYDFFFVTGQIYTDNLAGERFKSAAQGMITLATYGVGMLIGSLVSGPIVDAYATSGGHDWKSVWLIPAAIAAVVLLLFMLLFKDRNAAGKAPVNTPLTEPNEINPLI; from the coding sequence ATGACTTCAACCAATCGTATTAAGCTTTCAGCCATGATGTTCCTCGAATTTTTTATCTGGGGAGCATGGTTTGTAACTTTGGGAACCTTCCTGGGTAAAAATCTGAGTGCTTCCGGCACTCAGATAAGTCTGGCTTATCTCACCCAATCCATTGGAGCCATTATCGCTCCATTTATTATAGGGCTGATAGCCGACCGCTTTTTTTCGGCGCAGAAAATTCTGGGAGTGCTCCATCTGGTTGGAGCAGCGCTACTGTGGACTGCCTCGCAATCAACAAATTTTGATTCTTTTTTCCCGGTAATCCTGGTTTATATGATCCTTTTTATGCCTACTCTCGCACTGGTTAATTCGGTCTCGTTCAGGCAAATGAAAGATCCGGGAAAAGAGTTTCCTGCGGTCAGGGTGTTGGGTACAATAGCCTGGATTGTTGCTGGGCAGATTATAGGATGGTTGAGCTGGGAACAAACAGACAAGCTTGACATCACATTCAAAATGGCAGCAGCCGCTTCTGTATTGCTTGGGCTTCTGAGCTTCACTCTGCCTGCAACGCCTCCTTTAAAGAAGGAAGGTAAGATAGCCATTGGGGATGTTTTGGGTCTGGATGCAATCCGCTTATTGAAGAACCGGTCATATTTACTGTTTTTTCTATCATCGGTGGCTATCTGCATTCCCCTGGCCTTTTACTATAATTTCACCAATCTCTTCCTCAACGAATCTGGGATGAAGTCGGCCGCGGCAGTACAGACCCTGTCACAGGTTTCTGAAGCGTTGTTTATGCTTTTGATACCTGTATTCTTTATTCGACTGGGTGTGAAGAAAATGCTGGCGATCGGGATGCTTGCATGGGTACTGCGTTATGTGATGTTTGCTTACGGAAATGCGGATGCGAATTACTGGATGCTGATCATGGGGCTTGTTCTTCACGGTGTGTGCTATGACTTTTTCTTTGTGACAGGACAGATCTACACCGATAACCTTGCAGGCGAACGGTTTAAGAGTGCAGCACAGGGAATGATCACTCTTGCTACATACGGTGTTGGAATGCTTATCGGATCGCTGGTATCCGGCCCTATTGTCGACGCTTATGCAACTTCTGGCGGGCACGACTGGAAGTCGGTATGGTTAATTCCGGCCGCGATTGCAGCTGTTGTCCTGCTGCTCTTTATGCTGCTGTTTAAAGACCGCAATGCTGCTGGAAAAGCACCGGTAAATACACCTTTAACGGAACCAAACGAAATAAATCCGCTGATATGA
- a CDS encoding gluconate 2-dehydrogenase subunit 3 family protein produces MNRREAISKVAWILGGTVIGAELFADLACTPRPDKVNDLFDSDQVALLDEVAETILPATNTPGAKAAKVGQFMTVMVLDCYTPEDQKVFIKGISDLDEACKKENGKKFMDCDAKQRTAFLNRLDQEQKAYQKDKKPEDPNHYFTMMKQLTLLGFFTSEVGATKALRYVAIPGKYDGCTTYKKGDRAWAT; encoded by the coding sequence ATGAACAGAAGAGAAGCAATATCAAAGGTTGCCTGGATTCTTGGCGGGACCGTTATTGGTGCAGAACTCTTTGCAGATCTGGCCTGTACCCCTCGCCCCGACAAGGTAAACGACCTGTTCGATAGTGATCAGGTAGCTCTGCTGGATGAAGTAGCCGAAACCATTCTTCCGGCCACTAACACACCGGGGGCAAAAGCTGCGAAGGTCGGCCAATTTATGACAGTTATGGTCCTGGATTGTTATACACCTGAAGATCAGAAAGTATTTATAAAAGGGATCAGCGATCTGGACGAAGCCTGTAAGAAAGAAAACGGCAAAAAGTTCATGGATTGTGACGCCAAACAACGCACTGCGTTTTTGAACCGTCTTGATCAGGAACAAAAGGCTTATCAGAAAGATAAGAAGCCTGAGGATCCCAATCACTACTTTACCATGATGAAGCAGTTAACCTTGCTGGGCTTTTTTACCTCGGAAGTCGGTGCCACAAAAGCCCTGCGCTATGTGGCAATACCTGGAAAATACGATGGTTGCACCACTTATAAAAAAGGCGACAGGGCATGGGCTACGTGA